The window aatatgtatatttgatgATATGATATGACATACCCCGTCATAACTTATGTGAGGATTACTAATCTTCTATTCCAATTTCAGACGGGGttaatttgtatttaataaaatcattcaactatttttaatttttatttttgttttacatcATCAACTACACAAGTCACAGaggttataataataataataataataataatgattttgcTGATTCCTATCCTTAGGATAttgataaaaacaattaaaaggaGATTATCATTTGTcaaatagtaatatatataataatcctGACTAAACAACATGCCACCCAAAACCACTATTCTATTCATAACACCACAACCAACCATCATTCAAAAAATCAAACCGGTTGGCAGTTGCAGACCGAACGAGCAACGTACAGTAtcagtttccttttttttttttttttggtttatctcatttttcatttaggctttggtttgttttttgtctgATTTGCATTTAGATATGAATTCTAAgattattattgtaaaaatcaataaatttaacatattgATTTGTGATTGTATTTAGGGACGGACCTATTTGTTGTTTAAGGAGGCCATGACTCTCCcctcatttttttaacaaagtttcctaattaatatttgattataaatttttattttattagtttttaattattagataagattttactctatttttaaaGGTTTTTTTGAACATTGTACATGTCTTGTGGATTTTTTGTGTGGctccaataaataaatattcttaaaaaatatagaataaaattagaaaagttattcaattttaattcttttgaaatttttaaattagtaaaaATGTAGAACATATCTTAATAAATTCTTTTCCTAATAGAagatatcatattaaaatacaTAGTTTAACGATTATTTATGTATtgatatcataaaataattttatgatataatttaattacaaatattatttatataatttttaagttaattgttataaaagtcaataaatttacgATAGACAATAATGCgtaattatatgattatataaaattagttgataatgcatatttctttttttcatattgTAGTATTAACAATCATGAtagttttgtttatttcttatctcataaaataaaatcttttttgtttattttcatgtgttaatttgtattgtatgggtaaaaaatgaaattaatttgaatatttgtatccataatttaattatttgaatttctattttttactgaattattttaatttaaattatgctATGAACGGTTATTagtgacaaataaaaatatttttttagaaaatttgttattattggtTCCCTATTTTTCAATCCTTGGTTTGTCGGTAATTACaatataaacttattttacacTCGACACATATagtcttttttttcctataaaagaaaataacccACTAATTacgtataaaatataatttcaaaataatcgTACACTCGtatttaatttcattgtttctcttttatttttatttttatggagaGGCACGTAATTAATTGCACACATTACGTCTCTTTCTTTCCTagtaaaattatcattaatcaaattaaaatgttgaacaaccataaaaaaaaagtcctagGTAGTTTATCTTCATCCTGGGATCGGGATATATGCTGACAGATACAACAAAGTGTAATTGACACTCGACAGGAATATGTTCTATATATTTGGATGGACACCGATCATCTTGGAATAAATTAAGCTGTATTTTGATATcgattattaaataataaaccaccatgcaaaattaataattttaacggTCCCCGTTATcattagaattaaaaataattcacgTGATACACTAGTACGATTGTGCCTCCTCAACCCACATATGACCTTGCAGAAAATTGACCATGCAAGCATAGTGAAAGGACTTAAGCCTTTTAAGGCATTTCTTTTGCTCAACTTCAATTTCTCTAGCTACTAGTTTAGTTCAGTACTTCAGCATATGTGAAATCTGAAATGAAATGAGAAGAACAATGTCAAAGGTATCATCAGCATGCTTCATTTTCTTTGCTTTTGTAGTTGTAGCAGCACTTCATGTTGAATGCCGTTCTCTTCGGCCTAGTGTTTCTGATGGAGTTGATGCAATTCAACCTCAAGAGTCTTATCTACAACTCAATAAAGACCAAAGGGTTGTTGTTGAGTCTTCTTCTGATGATGATGAGCATTTCTGTAAGCAAATGTACGGGTTCTTGCCATGTTCCAATAACATACTTGGCCATCTCTTCCTCATTTTGGTTTATGAGTACTTGTTGTTCCATGGAGAATCATATTTGGCTGCTGGGGGTGAGCAAATCTTCAAGATTCTTGGCCCTGGTGTTTTTGGTGCTAGTGCCTTTGATATTCTTGGTGCTCTTCCTGAGTCATTAATTCTTGTTGGTATGCTTCTACTCTAATTTCTATCTTCTACTTTTATAGCTTTTTAAACCTGTCAGAAGATTTACCTGTAACTGTTTTAAATTGCTTAGATATTTAGTTATTTGGCTAAGGTTCTATTATTAGATATCTTTATAGATAGTACTTAATATAAGCATACCATATCCTAATTATTTTTGtggcttttgtttgtttatcagTTACTGGACTTTCCAGCGATAAGGAGAGTGCACAAGAGTATGCTTCCACTGGCGTTGGTTTGTTGGCTGGATCATCCATTATGCTTCTGACAGTAGtgtggggaacttgtgttatcatTGGCAagcaaaagttgaaaaatgaccCTGACTCTTTTGGCACAAATTCGTCAAATGGAGGAATAAAAGAATCACTAACTGGTCTGCTTTTGATTCTTTCTCTGTATTTGAGCCACTTAAATTACTTTCAAATTCATCAAGttgaaaactaaattttttactAACGGGAGTTGAGTCTAGCGAAAAGAGTTAGTTTTCCACAACGTGCTGAATCAAGACTTGAATCACTGCCGGGAGAGGTGCTCATATTTAGTATCACCGTGTCTCAAATAAGATTGCTTTTAAAGGAGAATACtcgtgggaaaaaaaaaaatctttttttctaattaaaagaaGTGCATGTTTGTAATACAAACAAATGAACATTCCCTCCATTTAAAACAAACCTTTTCAGTTGATACTTGGTTTTTGAAGTTTCAAATTCTTTGTTAACATTACCTTAACTCCTTTATTTTTGTTCGATTTTGATGTTTAATGTGGAGCTCATTCCCTTCATTTATAGTCTCCTTTTGATGAATTTATAGGTTATGGTATCACTATGGATGTAGAGACTAGAAAGATGGCAAGAATCATGGTTTTCTCAGTTATACCACTCCTCATAATGCAGATTCCCAATTTGTTCAACTTCTCTTCTACACCACGCAATGTGACCTTGATGGTTTCTCTTACAGTTGCTGTTGCTTTTCTTATCTCATACTTCATTTACCAGGTTTCTCATCCATCCAACATTTCCTATTTGCTTTGAGTTTGATCCTTAAAATCACATTgtattgttaaataaaaaggCACTAAATAATTACACACTGATAATTTTGAATTGGGAAGTATATAAAGGAAAGGGTGAGCATACTACAATCAATTTCTCTAATTTGTAGACTTCTATGCTtctcttatttgattttttccAATGCCAAATTGCATTCTCATTTTTCACCAATGAATCTGCAGGTCTTTAAACCTCAGATAGAGAAAACAAGACTGGAGTATATTAAACATGATGACTTAATATTAAGAATTTTTCAACGTGTTGAAAAACAAACTCTGCAAAAGATCCTCACCGACGATGGGACTCCCAATGTAGCTGCAATAAGTGGGTGAGTGAGTGAGGTTTCATGAAACATTTCTCAACAGATTAAATGGTTATTTTATTTGCTTAGTTTTCTAAGCAGTTATTGTGTTCATAACCGATAAATACTTAACAAGCAGGTTGTATCATGAAATTAGTCAAAGTGGGGGCAAGGATTTGTTAGCTTCTGAAGTGAAAGAGCTGTTGTTTGGGAACAAATTAAATGACACAAATATCAAAGAGGAACAAATAACTGACATGTTAAAAGTTTTTGACCGAAATGGTGACCAAATTATAACCAAGGAAGAGTTTGTCACTGGCTTAACAGAATACATTAACCAATCAAAGCATGCTCTGGATAGACAATACCTCCCCAAAGAATCTCTCAACAAAATGTATCAGGTATGTAATGTAATGTAATGTAATGCACCAGGTCGCTTGATTGCCATACATTATCCAGAAGTCTATTGAAGGGGGctgaatttctttcttttcaactaCTTGAATTAGATTCCCTTATacacaataacaataaataaaactcACATTAATATGGTCTCACAATCTAAAATAAAAGTCATTCTATATACTAATAATTGAAAGTCATCAAATCCTATAACAatgatacataataataataataataatatgatatctatatgaaatatatttattttatatatataggaaatATAACTTATGTTCACCATGGCAGAAATCAAAAAGTTTTATCATGAGAGCTTTAAATCCTTAATGTTTTCaggtaagaaaaaaatacaacaggACTGTTCTAAATTTTATAACTGTCATAGTGTTTCatgattaatattatatacAGCTATTTCTAAGTTATTGTAGGCAATTCATTGGGATCCAGAAATTCTAAAAGAGTCGCAAGGCAATATGCAATTTTAAGAACTATTGTGCAAGACTATATAAAGTTTCACAATTATATTTCATACTTAACGAATAAATGATAGTTTCCTAGTAAAAtgtattgatatttatttaagagaCATGTTATTTATACAAGCAACAATTTATACAACATTTTCTATCTCTTTCCATGGCATCATTTATTAAATCTtatacttctctctcttttctcccttAGTTGTAAAATATGTTATACAAATAAAGTTTCTCTTTATTAAGTGCAGGATTTTTTAGTACTTTTTTGACATTGTTTGCAATGAGATTTTGTTCCTTTCCTTTCATCCCAGTAATTTTTACCCTGCTAACTGAGCACATCCTTATTGTTTGTATTCTGACCAGACTTTTATCAAGCCATGGATTGAACACGTGAGAAAACAACGCGAATTGAAGGGACATCTTATATCTGAAGTCTTGAAGCATGCTCAGAATGATATGGTTGGCAGGCTGCGCCAAGATGATGGCAGACCTGACAAAACTGCTATCAGAAGGTCCACATATTGATTTTGTTTGTTATATCTACTATTAAATAgtacaattaaattaattagatgTCACCAGAGCTATGTGGCAAGAACCAAATATCATAATCATAGATATAAATGTTcaaaatct of the Glycine max cultivar Williams 82 chromosome 13, Glycine_max_v4.0, whole genome shotgun sequence genome contains:
- the LOC100799062 gene encoding sodium/calcium exchanger NCL2, which translates into the protein MRRTMSKVSSACFIFFAFVVVAALHVECRSLRPSVSDGVDAIQPQESYLQLNKDQRVVVESSSDDDEHFCKQMYGFLPCSNNILGHLFLILVYEYLLFHGESYLAAGGEQIFKILGPGVFGASAFDILGALPESLILVVTGLSSDKESAQEYASTGVGLLAGSSIMLLTVVWGTCVIIGKQKLKNDPDSFGTNSSNGGIKESLTGYGITMDVETRKMARIMVFSVIPLLIMQIPNLFNFSSTPRNVTLMVSLTVAVAFLISYFIYQVFKPQIEKTRLEYIKHDDLILRIFQRVEKQTLQKILTDDGTPNVAAISGLYHEISQSGGKDLLASEVKELLFGNKLNDTNIKEEQITDMLKVFDRNGDQIITKEEFVTGLTEYINQSKHALDRQYLPKESLNKMYQTFIKPWIEHVRKQRELKGHLISEVLKHAQNDMVGRLRQDDGRPDKTAIRRLFEEIDVNRDNHISRSELEKIVKDIHFGKVVETEEAVTKLVQDLDLNRDNEISETEFVEGFTKWMDSNSSQAANSKSSSHEIHQTWEDVEKVMEENQTKGASAWLTAIAYVVLGVTILALLAEPLIASVQKFSEEAGISSFFISFILVPLATNFREATSAIKEASHKKSSNTSQTMYEIYGAVFMNNILGFVVISILIYMREITWEFSADVLVVAIVCAVMGLTASFRPTFPLWTSFPAYLMYLIALLLVFVLKDVLNYV